A single window of Candidatus Eremiobacterota bacterium DNA harbors:
- a CDS encoding aminotransferase class I/II-fold pyridoxal phosphate-dependent enzyme, with product MVLQEKVSLSLNVRGLGISPTLAINEKSRELAGRGCRIFRLGLGQSPFPIPASVVDSLKFHAHRKEYLAVKGLEALREAVASFHRREDKAEASAENVIIGPGSKELMFLLQVVFYGEIIVPTPCWVSYVPQARIVGREVKLIPTSFESRWKITPDALLALLREENDKFRPRLLVLNYPANPDGESYTQEELMEIADIVRKFDIILLSDEIYAMIHHKGEHVSISRFYPEGTIISSGLSKWCGAGGWRLGTFTIPSRLEWLLEAMAAVASETYTSVNAPVQYAAVTAFSSNINVNRYLWHVRRILSALGKKCAALLRQVGARVHDPVGAFYLFPDFSPMKEVFARRGITTSREFCDRLLMEAGVAALPGEAFERPPGELTLRIAYVNFDGAKALAASENIPLDRKLPKRFLGDYCQETITAIEKLAGWIESLK from the coding sequence ATGGTACTCCAGGAAAAGGTGAGCCTCAGCCTGAATGTGAGGGGCCTCGGTATCTCGCCGACTCTTGCAATCAATGAAAAATCCCGGGAACTGGCCGGCAGGGGCTGCCGGATTTTCCGCCTGGGGCTGGGCCAGTCTCCTTTTCCCATCCCGGCTTCCGTTGTTGATTCCCTCAAGTTTCACGCCCACAGGAAGGAATACCTGGCGGTGAAGGGGCTTGAGGCGCTGCGCGAGGCTGTTGCTTCATTCCACAGGAGAGAAGATAAGGCGGAGGCAAGTGCTGAAAACGTGATCATCGGGCCGGGTTCGAAAGAGCTCATGTTTCTTCTCCAGGTGGTGTTCTACGGTGAGATCATTGTGCCCACTCCCTGCTGGGTCTCATACGTGCCGCAGGCGAGGATTGTGGGAAGAGAAGTAAAGCTCATCCCAACAAGCTTTGAGAGCCGCTGGAAAATCACTCCCGATGCCCTTCTCGCGCTGCTGAGGGAGGAAAATGACAAGTTCCGCCCCAGGCTTCTCGTGCTGAACTATCCTGCAAATCCCGATGGAGAAAGCTATACACAGGAAGAGCTGATGGAAATTGCCGATATCGTGAGAAAATTTGATATAATACTCCTCTCAGATGAAATTTATGCGATGATTCACCACAAGGGAGAGCATGTCTCAATTTCCCGCTTTTATCCTGAGGGCACAATTATCAGCTCCGGCCTGTCGAAATGGTGCGGTGCCGGCGGGTGGAGGCTCGGAACCTTCACCATCCCCTCAAGGCTGGAATGGCTGCTGGAGGCGATGGCGGCAGTGGCCAGCGAGACTTACACCTCGGTGAATGCCCCTGTGCAGTATGCCGCAGTGACAGCTTTTTCCAGCAATATCAATGTGAACCGCTATCTTTGGCATGTCCGCCGCATACTCAGTGCCCTTGGCAAAAAGTGCGCAGCCCTTCTGCGGCAGGTCGGCGCGAGGGTCCACGATCCCGTGGGAGCCTTCTATCTCTTCCCCGATTTTTCACCAATGAAAGAGGTATTCGCCCGCCGCGGAATCACCACTTCAAGGGAGTTCTGCGACAGGCTTCTCATGGAGGCGGGAGTGGCTGCATTGCCCGGCGAGGCATTTGAAAGGCCCCCGGGTGAGCTCACCTTGAGAATCGCCTATGTGAACTTTGACGGGGCAAAAGCCCTGGCCGCAAGCGAGAATATCCCCCTGGACAGGAAGCTGCCCAAAAGGTTTCTCGGGGACTACTGTCAAGAGACGATCACAGCGATTGAAAAGCTTGCAGGTTGGATTGAGAGCCTGAAATGA